In one window of Solanum pennellii chromosome 2, SPENNV200 DNA:
- the LOC107011886 gene encoding negative regulator of systemic acquired resistance SNI1 isoform X1, whose product MGKRKGGVSNMEKRKGGGSNMEKRKGGGSNNGGIEENTMAILDTSGFNRDSHHRHDDSLAFLEAVRSASLLPENGTPPTSTMREAIFQILKEETSPELIMGSYQLLNELDKRFPRLWLPKMEEQASCLPPTILNEPVEVEEDWCPFTLGLDRDDEINKGSSGSIDPLGFHSLIQELGKMINQRSKALETKILRKMLLLHYLVSVLEGDFVPRIKAFKEKMSWTILRDSLLSMLLGSRKIIYRSLVKDCLSVICDVFSDLYDKYESSDVDSVAPPSNEISHNCIAAFALALPELKRSTCIYLKNLLRMMMDLDTSRNVADVQGCTTRADSVRTPAAEIILDELAYNSDMLSPFFQVFDDPWWKLKIIMQHFQKYTPKFPVRTRRSNSLVNDSTFEGVLKCFSNSRSTKNIIKKIGMDVAQLLLAHAFLAYLSVSVDSSAQNDDFEEMVKGSSLTEICKHIIAAFTFIRKEYKNTEILLMGKEAVFTASTILSTKS is encoded by the exons ATGGGAAAGCGAAAGGGAGGAGTAAGCAACATGGAAAAGCGAAAGGGAGGAGGAAGCAACATGGAAAAACGAAAGGGAGGAGGAAGCAACAATGGAGGAATTGAAGAGAACACAATGGCAATTCTCGATACTTCTGGTTTCAATAGAGATTCTCACCACCGCCACGACGATA GTCTTGCTTTTCTAGAAGCTGTTCGCTCTGCTTCATTGCTACCAGAAAATGGAACACCGCCTACTAG CACGATGCGTGAAGcgattttccaaattttgaaggAAGAGACTTCACCTGAGCTAATAATGGGAAGTTATCAACTTCTAAATGAGTTGGACAAG cGATTTCCTAGGCTGTGGTTGCCCAAAATGGAGGAGCAAGCATCATGTCTGCCACCAACCATTCTCAATGAACCTGTTGAAGTTGAAGAG GACTGGTGTCCATTTACTCTAGGATTGGATAGGGACGATGAAATAAATAAAGGTTCAAGTGGATCAATTGACCCCTTG GGCTTTCATTCACTAATACAAGAACTTGGGAAAATGATCAACCAGAGGTCAAAAGCATTAGAAACGAAG ATATTAAGGAAGATGCTACTACTTCACTATCTTGTCAGTGTGCTTGAAGGAGACTTTGTGCCTCGTATCAAAGCATTCAAAG AAAAGATGAGTTGGACCATTTTGCGGGATTCATTGCTCAGCATGCTTCTG GGgtcaagaaaaataatctaTAGAAGCTTAGTCAAGGACTGCCTGTCAGTTATATGTGATGTGTTCTCTGACTTGTATGATAAATATGAGTCCTCTGATGTGGATTCAGTGGCACCTCCTTCAAACGAGATATCACATAATTGCATTGCTGCTTTTGCACTGGCTTTACCTGAACTCAAACGGTCTACTTGTATCTATCTGAAGAATCTTCTGAGGATG ATGATGGACCTGGATACATCACGTAATGTGGCAGATGTTCAAGGCTGTACCACCAGAGCTGATAGTGTGAG AACACCTGCTGCAGAGATCATTTTGGATGAACTCGCTTACAATTCTGATATGCTCTCCCCCTTTTTTCAG GTCTTTGATGACCCTTGGTGGAAGCTAAAAATAATCATGCAGCACTTTCAGAAATACACTCCTAAG TTTCCTGTTCGTACTAGGAGATCAAATAGTCTGGTGAATGATTCCACATTTGAAGGTGTTTTAAAGTGCTTCTCAAACAGCAGGAGcacaaaaaatatcatcaagAAAATTGGAATGGATGTTGCTCAGCTGCTTCTTGCGCATGCCTTTTTG GCTTATTTGTCAGTATCAGTGGATTCTTCTGCTCaaaatgatgattttgaagaGATGGTGAAAGGAAGCTCTCTCACAGAAATCTGCAAGCATATAATAGCTGCTTTTACTTTTATCAGAAAAGAATACAA GAACACAGAAATTCTACTTATGGGTAAAGAAGCAGTGTTTACAGCCTCGACCATTCTCTCAACCAAGTCATAG
- the LOC107011886 gene encoding negative regulator of systemic acquired resistance SNI1 isoform X2: MTNGTMREAIFQILKEETSPELIMGSYQLLNELDKRFPRLWLPKMEEQASCLPPTILNEPVEVEEDWCPFTLGLDRDDEINKGSSGSIDPLGFHSLIQELGKMINQRSKALETKILRKMLLLHYLVSVLEGDFVPRIKAFKEKMSWTILRDSLLSMLLGSRKIIYRSLVKDCLSVICDVFSDLYDKYESSDVDSVAPPSNEISHNCIAAFALALPELKRSTCIYLKNLLRMMMDLDTSRNVADVQGCTTRADSVRTPAAEIILDELAYNSDMLSPFFQVFDDPWWKLKIIMQHFQKYTPKFPVRTRRSNSLVNDSTFEGVLKCFSNSRSTKNIIKKIGMDVAQLLLAHAFLAYLSVSVDSSAQNDDFEEMVKGSSLTEICKHIIAAFTFIRKEYKNTEILLMGKEAVFTASTILSTKS; encoded by the exons ATGACAAACGG CACGATGCGTGAAGcgattttccaaattttgaaggAAGAGACTTCACCTGAGCTAATAATGGGAAGTTATCAACTTCTAAATGAGTTGGACAAG cGATTTCCTAGGCTGTGGTTGCCCAAAATGGAGGAGCAAGCATCATGTCTGCCACCAACCATTCTCAATGAACCTGTTGAAGTTGAAGAG GACTGGTGTCCATTTACTCTAGGATTGGATAGGGACGATGAAATAAATAAAGGTTCAAGTGGATCAATTGACCCCTTG GGCTTTCATTCACTAATACAAGAACTTGGGAAAATGATCAACCAGAGGTCAAAAGCATTAGAAACGAAG ATATTAAGGAAGATGCTACTACTTCACTATCTTGTCAGTGTGCTTGAAGGAGACTTTGTGCCTCGTATCAAAGCATTCAAAG AAAAGATGAGTTGGACCATTTTGCGGGATTCATTGCTCAGCATGCTTCTG GGgtcaagaaaaataatctaTAGAAGCTTAGTCAAGGACTGCCTGTCAGTTATATGTGATGTGTTCTCTGACTTGTATGATAAATATGAGTCCTCTGATGTGGATTCAGTGGCACCTCCTTCAAACGAGATATCACATAATTGCATTGCTGCTTTTGCACTGGCTTTACCTGAACTCAAACGGTCTACTTGTATCTATCTGAAGAATCTTCTGAGGATG ATGATGGACCTGGATACATCACGTAATGTGGCAGATGTTCAAGGCTGTACCACCAGAGCTGATAGTGTGAG AACACCTGCTGCAGAGATCATTTTGGATGAACTCGCTTACAATTCTGATATGCTCTCCCCCTTTTTTCAG GTCTTTGATGACCCTTGGTGGAAGCTAAAAATAATCATGCAGCACTTTCAGAAATACACTCCTAAG TTTCCTGTTCGTACTAGGAGATCAAATAGTCTGGTGAATGATTCCACATTTGAAGGTGTTTTAAAGTGCTTCTCAAACAGCAGGAGcacaaaaaatatcatcaagAAAATTGGAATGGATGTTGCTCAGCTGCTTCTTGCGCATGCCTTTTTG GCTTATTTGTCAGTATCAGTGGATTCTTCTGCTCaaaatgatgattttgaagaGATGGTGAAAGGAAGCTCTCTCACAGAAATCTGCAAGCATATAATAGCTGCTTTTACTTTTATCAGAAAAGAATACAA GAACACAGAAATTCTACTTATGGGTAAAGAAGCAGTGTTTACAGCCTCGACCATTCTCTCAACCAAGTCATAG
- the LOC107008644 gene encoding GDSL esterase/lipase At5g45950, whose product MRLLIILFLGLVALHDHNGVVQGIEVAVLRKLAAKNNVTCLLVFGDSSVDPGNNNHLSTINKANYLPYGMDLNSQPTGRFSNGKLATDFIAEALGYVNMTRAFLDPQINKVDMLHGVSFASAGSGYDDLTANFSNAMTLAKQREYLRHYEIHLSQMVGVDKARETMKNALYILSMGTNDFLQNYFLEVIRSMQYTLEQYQNFLIRSLFTHVKIIHSRGARRLAVVGVPPLGCEPLIRTIRDDETKCDDDLNKVAFSFNLKIKRELQALKRLFGIKVAYIDIYSIILEAVQNPQKFGFTETSKGCCGTGTVEYGESCKGLKTCGDRTKFVFWDAVHPSEKMHKIMANEALKAINVDLLD is encoded by the exons ATGAGGCTTCTGATTATCCTGTTTTTGGGTCTGGTGGCGTTACATGATCATAATGGTGTAGTACAAGGCATTGAAGTAGCTGTGTTGAGGAAATTGGCAGCCAAAAACAATGTAACATGTTTGTTGGTGTTTGGAGATTCAAGTGTAGATCCTGGAAATAACAACCATCTTTCTACCATAAACAAGGCTAATTACTTGCCTTATGGGATGGACCTTAACTCTCAACCTACTGGCAGGTTCTCTAATGGAAAACTTGCCACAGATTTCATTG CGGAGGCACTTGGTTACGTGAATATGACCAGAGCGTTTCTAGACCCACAAATAAACAAGGTGGATATGCTACACGGCGTTAGTTTTGCTTCAGCTGGCTCTGGTTATGATGATCTCACTGCCAATTTCTCG AATGCAATGACACTAGCGAAGCAAAGAGAGTATCTGAGGCACTATGAAATCCACTTGAGCCAAATGGTGGGAGTTGATAAAGCAAGAGAAACTATGAAAAATGCactatatatattaagtatggGCACTAATGACTTCCTACAAAATTACTTTCTGGAAGTTATACGTTCTATGCAATACACATTGGAACAGTATCAGAACTTCTTGATCCGTTCCCTGTTTACTCACGTCAAG ATAATTCATAGTCGAGGAGCAAGAAGATTGGCAGTTGTCGGAGTTCCTCCTCTTGGGTGTGAACCACTTATTAGAACCATTCGAGATGATGAAACCAAATGCGATGATGATTTGAACAAAGTTGCTTTTTCGTTCAATCTCAAAATCAAAAGAGAATTGCAAGCACTTAAGAGATTATTTGGAATTAAAGTTGCCTACATTGATATTTATAGCATCATTCTGGAAGCTGTCCAAAATCCCCAAAAATTCG GTTTTACAGAGACAAGTAAGGGGTGTTGTGGGACAGGAACAGTAGAGTATGGAGAGAGTTGTAAGGGGTTGAAAACTTGTGGTGATCGAACAAAGTTTGTGTTCTGGGATGCTGTTCATCCTTCTGAGAAAATGCATAAGATTATGGCTAATGAAGCTCTTAAAGCTATTAATGTTGATTTACTAGACTAA